A genomic stretch from Flavobacterium humidisoli includes:
- a CDS encoding IS110 family transposase, translated as MKNIIVGIDISSKTLDICVKEESVNYFSIENNVQVIKRFFKRYSDENVIIGMENTGRYNWNLFEVLEKFNFRVYVISALHIKKSIGLVRGKNDKIDALRICNFIEKNYQENREWKPSSRSIKKIKILLTERALRIKIKKQLMAQQHDYKLMKGIGLDKELKSLNVKLIKSVEEQIKAIENDIEKVIHDDQSLSQKQKLIKSVPGVGQVLSWTLLSKTEGFTVITDPRKMACYSGVVPFDFQSGTSLKRRPRVSMLADKGLKTILHLAAMSAIRLDNDLSKYYHRKIDEGKNKMSVLNAVRNKIIHRVFAVIKKQIPYQKDLVLS; from the coding sequence ATGAAAAACATTATTGTCGGCATTGATATCAGCAGCAAGACTTTGGATATTTGTGTTAAGGAAGAATCTGTAAATTACTTTTCAATTGAGAACAACGTTCAGGTTATAAAACGTTTTTTCAAAAGATATTCAGATGAAAATGTGATTATAGGTATGGAAAACACAGGCAGATACAATTGGAATCTCTTTGAAGTGCTTGAGAAATTCAATTTTAGAGTTTATGTCATATCAGCTCTGCATATCAAAAAAAGCATAGGTCTTGTCAGAGGCAAAAATGATAAAATCGATGCACTGAGGATTTGTAATTTCATTGAGAAAAATTATCAGGAAAATAGAGAATGGAAGCCAAGTTCTCGCTCTATCAAAAAGATAAAAATACTATTGACCGAAAGAGCTTTAAGGATAAAAATTAAAAAACAGCTTATGGCCCAGCAGCATGATTATAAATTAATGAAAGGCATTGGATTGGATAAAGAACTAAAAAGTCTAAATGTAAAACTCATTAAAAGTGTTGAAGAACAAATTAAAGCTATTGAAAATGATATTGAAAAAGTAATCCATGATGACCAAAGTCTAAGCCAGAAGCAGAAACTGATAAAATCAGTTCCAGGAGTAGGCCAAGTTCTATCGTGGACATTATTATCAAAAACAGAAGGTTTTACGGTTATAACAGATCCAAGAAAAATGGCCTGTTACAGCGGGGTTGTACCATTCGATTTTCAATCTGGAACATCATTAAAAAGAAGACCTAGAGTTTCCATGCTTGCAGATAAAGGACTCAAAACCATCTTACATCTGGCAGCAATGAGTGCAATACGTTTGGATAATGATTTAAGCAAATACTATCATAGAAAAATTGATGAAGGAAAGAACAAAATGAGTGTTTTGAATGCTGTGAGAAATAAAATAATTCATAGAGTTTTTGCAGTAATAAAAAAACAAATCCCTTATCAAAAAGATTTGGTTTTATCATAG
- a CDS encoding DUF5703 domain-containing protein → MKYIKYILVFTTLCLKAQVPVLENYNQVWNTQSNNSSESMPLGGGDIGMNVWVEKGDLYFYFSRSGTFDEHNTLLKLGRVKVTLSPNPFARKEGFHQELKLKDGYVLVGQNDTKIKLWVDVFKPIIHVDLESKNALKMTASYESWRYKNRDSKGKANNANSYKWAPQGDIITYKDSISFENNGIKFYHRNRENTVFDVAVKQQKMESVKEQLLNPLKNLTFGGFMTGDNLKPDGTYLGKYQSTDFKGFNLTSIKASKKHTLEIYLNTNQSDLSTWDKGLKNQISSNKNSSKQAEKNTIKWWNAFWNRSFIFTQKNQSNDKDSVYQIGQNYQLFRYMLGCNAYGKYPTKFNGGLFTVDPVFTNPDLDFTPDFRNWGGGTMTAQNQRLVYFPMVKSGDFDMMKSQLDYYLSLQKNAELRSKVYWNHNGASFTEQLENFGLPNPAEYEWKRPADYDPGMEYNAWLEYEWDTVFEFCQMMLQQKEYAGEDIQKYNAFIISCLRFFDEHYQYLAKQRGRKALDGNGKLVLFPGSGAETYKMANNANSTISALQVITANLLNLSAKELSKEDAEYLKGFQNRIPPLNFGQIENHKVLLPAKTWERVNNSEVPQLYPVYPWGIYGVGKPDLETALNTWKYDPDALKFRSHIGWKQDNILSARLGLTEEAAKYNTLKMANSDRRFPAFWGPGFDWVPDHNWGGSGMIGMQEMLLQESDGKIYLFPAWPKDWNVHFKLHAKQNTTIEAELLNGELKVLKVIPEERKKDIINLLGKSEAEKTKLN, encoded by the coding sequence ATGAAATACATAAAATACATACTTGTCTTCACAACGCTTTGCCTTAAAGCACAAGTCCCTGTGCTCGAAAATTACAATCAAGTTTGGAATACGCAGAGCAATAATTCATCAGAATCAATGCCTTTGGGAGGCGGTGATATCGGCATGAATGTGTGGGTAGAAAAAGGCGATTTGTATTTTTATTTTTCAAGAAGTGGTACTTTTGACGAACACAATACTTTGCTGAAATTAGGAAGAGTAAAAGTGACTTTAAGTCCAAATCCTTTTGCTAGAAAAGAAGGTTTTCATCAGGAATTGAAACTCAAAGACGGATATGTTTTAGTTGGCCAGAATGACACTAAAATCAAACTTTGGGTTGATGTTTTTAAGCCGATAATTCACGTTGATCTAGAAAGTAAAAATGCATTAAAAATGACAGCTTCTTATGAAAGCTGGCGTTATAAAAACCGAGATTCAAAAGGAAAAGCCAATAATGCCAATTCTTATAAATGGGCGCCTCAGGGAGATATTATTACCTATAAAGATTCGATTTCATTTGAAAATAACGGCATAAAATTCTATCACAGAAACAGAGAAAACACCGTTTTTGATGTAGCGGTAAAACAGCAAAAAATGGAATCGGTTAAAGAACAACTGCTGAATCCACTTAAAAATTTAACTTTCGGGGGATTTATGACGGGTGATAATCTAAAACCTGACGGAACGTACTTAGGAAAATACCAATCGACAGATTTTAAAGGTTTTAATTTAACGAGTATAAAAGCATCCAAAAAACATACATTAGAAATTTATTTAAATACCAATCAATCTGATCTTTCAACTTGGGATAAGGGCTTAAAAAATCAGATTTCATCCAATAAAAATTCTTCGAAACAAGCAGAAAAAAACACGATAAAATGGTGGAATGCTTTCTGGAACCGCAGTTTTATTTTCACGCAAAAAAATCAATCTAACGATAAAGATTCGGTTTATCAAATCGGACAGAATTATCAGCTGTTTCGATATATGCTCGGCTGTAATGCTTACGGAAAATATCCAACAAAATTTAACGGCGGATTGTTTACCGTTGATCCCGTTTTTACAAATCCCGATTTAGATTTTACACCTGATTTCAGGAATTGGGGAGGAGGAACCATGACGGCTCAAAATCAAAGATTGGTTTATTTTCCGATGGTAAAAAGCGGTGATTTTGATATGATGAAATCACAGCTGGATTATTATTTGAGTCTCCAGAAAAATGCCGAACTAAGAAGCAAAGTATATTGGAATCATAATGGTGCATCATTTACAGAACAATTGGAAAATTTCGGTTTACCAAATCCTGCAGAATATGAATGGAAACGTCCTGCAGATTACGATCCCGGAATGGAATATAATGCGTGGCTGGAATATGAATGGGATACGGTTTTTGAATTCTGCCAAATGATGTTACAGCAAAAAGAATATGCTGGAGAAGATATTCAGAAATACAATGCTTTTATAATCAGCTGTCTTCGTTTTTTTGATGAACATTATCAATATTTAGCGAAACAAAGAGGTAGAAAAGCTTTGGACGGAAACGGTAAATTGGTTCTTTTTCCAGGTTCGGGAGCAGAAACGTATAAAATGGCAAATAATGCCAATAGTACCATTTCGGCTTTACAAGTTATTACAGCCAATCTTTTAAACCTTTCTGCAAAAGAATTGTCCAAAGAAGATGCCGAATATTTAAAAGGATTTCAAAATAGAATCCCGCCTTTAAATTTCGGGCAGATTGAAAATCATAAAGTTTTACTTCCTGCCAAAACGTGGGAACGAGTGAATAATTCGGAAGTACCACAATTGTATCCTGTTTATCCGTGGGGAATTTACGGAGTTGGAAAACCTGATTTGGAAACTGCTTTAAACACATGGAAATACGATCCTGATGCTTTAAAATTTAGAAGTCATATTGGCTGGAAACAAGACAATATTTTATCAGCACGTTTGGGTTTAACAGAAGAAGCTGCGAAATACAATACCTTAAAAATGGCCAATTCAGACCGACGTTTCCCTGCCTTTTGGGGACCAGGATTTGACTGGGTTCCAGATCATAATTGGGGAGGTTCAGGAATGATTGGCATGCAGGAAATGCTTTTGCAGGAAAGTGATGGAAAAATCTATCTCTTTCCAGCCTGGCCAAAAGATTGGAACGTACATTTTAAATTACATGCAAAACAAAATACAACAATTGAAGCCGAACTCCTGAATGGCGAATTGAAGGTTTTAAAAGTTATTCCGGAAGAAAGAAAAAAAGACATTATAAATCTGTTAGGAAAATCTGAAGCAGAAAAAACAAAATTAAACTAA
- a CDS encoding sialate O-acetylesterase gives MKNFKKNIVVIFLLLATLQINAKIKLPALFTDNMMLQQKSNAPIWGWAEKNANVVVKTSWDSKTYKVKTDNSGKWNTALQTPSFGGPFTIEVAEGSEKVIIKNVLIGEVWLCSGQSNMEMPLKGFQGQPVKNGNEIIVRSTNKNIRLITIPRATVLEPFKDFEGKWEVASPKSTSNFSATAWYFGSLLQEVLDVPVGLIHVSYGGSSMEAWMNQEMLKDFASAKIPTIKEELAKDPNRVPTTLFNGMLSPVIGYGIKGCIWYQGESNYERASEYTALMKKMVSSWRALWKQGDFPFYYAQIAPFNYASFHPKDYLEKYNSAYLREAQFKASKEIPNSGMAVLMDVGEENNIHPMDKEKGGNRLAFQALAKTYGIEGFEFESPKYKSMEIKDGAVTVSFDDVANGITSYDKEVTGFEIAGEDKVFYPAKTVVRRKSVVLTSDKVKKPVAIRYLWKDFAKAELFSAGGLPVSSFRTDEW, from the coding sequence ATGAAAAATTTTAAAAAAAATATTGTTGTGATTTTCTTGCTTTTAGCAACCCTTCAAATCAATGCCAAAATCAAACTGCCGGCTTTGTTTACTGATAACATGATGTTGCAACAAAAATCTAACGCACCAATTTGGGGCTGGGCAGAAAAGAACGCTAATGTTGTAGTAAAAACTTCGTGGGATTCTAAAACCTACAAGGTAAAAACAGACAACTCTGGTAAGTGGAATACAGCTTTGCAAACACCGTCATTTGGCGGTCCGTTTACAATTGAAGTTGCTGAGGGAAGCGAAAAGGTGATCATCAAAAATGTGTTAATCGGAGAAGTTTGGTTGTGTTCCGGACAATCGAATATGGAAATGCCTTTGAAAGGATTTCAGGGACAGCCGGTTAAAAACGGAAACGAAATCATTGTAAGATCAACCAATAAAAATATTCGGTTAATCACCATTCCCCGTGCGACTGTTTTAGAACCTTTCAAGGATTTTGAAGGAAAATGGGAAGTTGCTTCGCCAAAATCAACTTCTAATTTTAGTGCCACGGCATGGTATTTTGGTTCGCTTTTACAGGAAGTTTTAGACGTTCCTGTTGGTTTGATCCATGTTTCTTACGGAGGTTCAAGCATGGAAGCGTGGATGAATCAGGAAATGCTGAAAGATTTCGCCAGTGCTAAAATTCCGACCATAAAAGAAGAGTTGGCAAAAGATCCAAACCGTGTGCCAACAACTTTATTTAACGGAATGCTTTCGCCTGTAATTGGTTACGGAATAAAAGGCTGTATCTGGTATCAGGGAGAATCGAATTACGAAAGAGCATCTGAATACACCGCTTTAATGAAAAAAATGGTTTCAAGCTGGCGAGCTTTGTGGAAACAAGGAGATTTCCCTTTTTACTACGCTCAGATTGCGCCGTTTAATTATGCCTCTTTCCATCCAAAAGATTATTTGGAGAAATACAATTCGGCTTATTTGAGAGAGGCGCAGTTTAAAGCCTCAAAGGAAATTCCGAATTCAGGAATGGCAGTTTTGATGGATGTTGGAGAAGAAAACAATATTCACCCAATGGATAAAGAAAAAGGAGGAAACCGACTGGCATTTCAAGCTTTGGCAAAAACCTACGGAATCGAAGGTTTCGAGTTCGAAAGCCCGAAATACAAATCGATGGAAATAAAAGACGGAGCGGTTACGGTTTCTTTTGATGATGTAGCGAACGGAATAACCTCTTATGATAAAGAAGTAACTGGTTTTGAAATAGCAGGAGAAGACAAAGTTTTCTATCCGGCAAAAACGGTAGTGAGAAGAAAATCAGTAGTTCTAACTTCGGATAAAGTAAAGAAACCAGTTGCTATCCGTTATTTATGGAAGGATTTTGCAAAAGCGGAATTGTTTAGTGCAGGCGGTTTGCCGGTTTCTTCTTTTAGAACAGATGAATGGTGA
- a CDS encoding glycosyl hydrolase: MFQKKHLFFILLLASFVSAQEINKKENNFFQPTIESSKPWVYWYWMKSAYSKAGITADLEAMKQAGIAGAYLMTIKGPVNPPLIDPPVLQLSPEFWDMIHWAFKEADRLGLKLAFHGADGFAVAGGPWITPEMSMQKVVWSTSEILGGKKATSKLPVPEHYKDYYKDIAVFALPIKEYQITSQMQLPKVTTSNSTDASFLADPKKDENFKFAEKGWIQYEFAQPFTCKSIVIETKGRDFQAQRLIVEVSDDGINFRFHERMIAPRHGWQNMDFSNTHTITPVTAKYFRFVYDPTGTEPGAEDLDFAKWKQNLKVSKITLSNQSLINNYEGKSGAIWRLTPQTTDKQIPNSESFKKSEIINISKFVDADGNLNWKAPKGKWKIIRMGHTSTGHENATGGAGKGLEVDKFNPELIRFQLDHWFGEAVRSAGPELASKVLEILHFDSWECGSQNWSSVFQTEFKKRRGYDLVEYLPVMAGIPIESADFSEKVLYDVRKTIADLVADNFYGTVAQIAKENNVKLSSENVAPTMMSDALLHYKYVDYPGGEFWLKSPTHDKPFDMVDAISGGHIYGKDIIQAESFTALRMDWDEHPGNLKTTADRNYALGINRLFYHVFVHNPWTDRKPGMTLDDIGTFFQRDQTWWKPGKAWFEYCQRVQFQLQKGKPVIDLAVFIGEDFPSRSFVPDRLVPFIPNVFGTARLESEKIRLENEGQLTAKMPREVTYSKNITDLSQWINPLNGYQYDSFNADVLINRAKVVNGKISFDGGIEYEALFFPGSHKMAPNRILSLAAAEKILQLIKDGATIFVDEKPNILPGIQSETDQKKWQNVIDEIWNNANSSTWKIGKGKIIKLPYLGNDFASIGITQDISFPNLNRADSETLAWAHRKSNTEDVYFISNQKGEKRAFDASFRIAGKVPQWYNPVTDKISELTNWKIENGRTIVSIILEANESGFVIFKEETKEVLAQTKFSEFEKVQTLDENWNLQFDPAFKGPKEIIKINKLFDWSTSENDQIKYYSGTVSYKKDFIWKGKTSDKIWLDLGEISNIAEISINGKDCGTLWTFPFKTDISKALQKGKNTIEIKITNTWANRLIGDQKLPKEERLTWTTAPFRLEGEPLLKAGLLGPVSIVKEK, encoded by the coding sequence ATGTTTCAAAAAAAACACCTCTTTTTTATCCTCCTTTTGGCGAGCTTCGTTTCCGCACAAGAGATCAATAAAAAAGAAAATAACTTTTTTCAGCCAACAATCGAATCCTCAAAACCTTGGGTATATTGGTATTGGATGAAATCGGCTTATTCTAAAGCAGGAATCACAGCCGATTTAGAAGCGATGAAACAAGCTGGAATTGCGGGGGCTTATTTGATGACTATTAAAGGGCCAGTAAATCCGCCATTGATAGATCCGCCAGTTTTACAGTTGAGTCCTGAATTTTGGGATATGATTCATTGGGCTTTTAAAGAAGCAGATCGTTTAGGTTTGAAATTGGCTTTTCACGGAGCTGACGGATTTGCCGTTGCAGGTGGGCCGTGGATTACACCTGAAATGTCGATGCAGAAAGTAGTCTGGTCAACTTCAGAAATCTTAGGAGGTAAAAAGGCGACTTCAAAACTGCCAGTTCCAGAACATTACAAAGACTATTATAAAGACATTGCAGTTTTTGCCCTTCCTATTAAAGAATATCAAATTACTTCGCAGATGCAACTGCCAAAAGTAACGACATCAAACAGTACTGATGCTTCGTTTTTGGCTGATCCTAAAAAAGATGAAAATTTCAAGTTTGCAGAAAAAGGATGGATTCAATACGAATTTGCACAGCCATTTACCTGTAAATCAATTGTCATAGAAACCAAAGGAAGAGATTTTCAGGCACAGCGTCTGATTGTAGAAGTGAGTGATGATGGAATCAATTTTAGATTTCACGAAAGAATGATCGCACCTCGTCACGGCTGGCAGAACATGGATTTTTCTAACACACATACTATTACGCCTGTTACGGCAAAATATTTCAGATTTGTTTATGATCCAACTGGAACAGAACCGGGAGCAGAAGATTTGGATTTTGCTAAATGGAAACAAAACCTGAAAGTGAGTAAAATAACACTTTCGAATCAGTCATTAATAAATAATTACGAAGGAAAATCAGGCGCAATTTGGCGTTTGACTCCACAGACTACAGACAAACAGATTCCGAATTCAGAGTCATTTAAAAAATCAGAAATCATTAATATTTCCAAATTTGTTGATGCTGATGGAAATCTGAATTGGAAAGCGCCAAAGGGGAAATGGAAAATTATCCGAATGGGACACACTTCGACAGGACATGAAAATGCAACTGGCGGAGCAGGAAAAGGGTTGGAAGTAGATAAATTTAATCCCGAATTAATTCGTTTTCAGCTGGATCATTGGTTTGGTGAAGCAGTTCGTTCGGCTGGTCCAGAACTGGCTTCAAAAGTTCTGGAAATCCTTCATTTTGACAGCTGGGAATGCGGAAGCCAAAACTGGTCTTCTGTTTTTCAGACTGAGTTTAAAAAGAGACGTGGTTATGATCTTGTAGAATATCTTCCAGTTATGGCAGGAATCCCGATAGAAAGTGCCGATTTCTCAGAGAAAGTCTTATACGATGTCAGAAAAACCATTGCCGATTTAGTAGCTGATAATTTCTACGGAACCGTCGCTCAGATTGCAAAAGAAAATAACGTTAAGTTAAGTTCAGAAAACGTTGCGCCAACCATGATGAGTGATGCTTTGCTGCATTATAAATATGTCGATTATCCCGGAGGTGAATTTTGGCTGAAAAGCCCAACTCATGATAAACCTTTTGATATGGTAGATGCCATTTCGGGTGGACATATTTACGGAAAAGATATTATTCAGGCAGAATCTTTTACAGCTTTGCGAATGGATTGGGATGAACATCCCGGAAATCTGAAAACAACTGCAGACCGCAATTATGCTTTAGGAATCAACCGTTTGTTTTACCACGTTTTTGTTCATAATCCGTGGACAGACAGAAAACCGGGAATGACTTTGGACGATATTGGAACTTTTTTCCAAAGAGACCAAACTTGGTGGAAACCTGGAAAGGCTTGGTTTGAGTATTGTCAAAGAGTGCAGTTTCAGTTGCAGAAAGGAAAACCTGTGATTGATCTTGCAGTTTTTATTGGCGAAGATTTTCCTTCACGTTCTTTTGTGCCGGATCGTTTGGTGCCTTTTATTCCAAATGTGTTTGGTACAGCAAGATTAGAAAGCGAGAAAATCCGTTTAGAAAATGAGGGTCAGCTAACGGCTAAAATGCCAAGAGAGGTTACCTATTCTAAAAATATTACCGATTTATCACAATGGATTAATCCGTTAAATGGCTATCAATATGATTCTTTCAACGCCGATGTTTTAATTAATCGTGCAAAAGTGGTAAACGGAAAAATTTCTTTTGATGGTGGAATTGAATATGAAGCTTTATTCTTTCCGGGAAGTCACAAAATGGCACCAAACAGAATTTTGTCTTTAGCTGCTGCTGAAAAAATATTGCAATTGATAAAAGACGGAGCTACAATTTTTGTGGATGAAAAACCAAATATTCTACCAGGAATCCAATCAGAAACAGACCAAAAGAAATGGCAGAATGTAATTGATGAAATCTGGAATAATGCTAATTCATCAACATGGAAAATCGGAAAAGGAAAGATTATCAAATTGCCTTATTTAGGAAATGATTTTGCTTCAATTGGAATTACACAAGATATCTCTTTTCCAAATTTAAACAGAGCAGATTCAGAAACATTAGCGTGGGCACATCGCAAATCGAATACTGAAGATGTTTACTTTATTTCCAATCAAAAAGGAGAAAAAAGAGCATTTGATGCGTCGTTTAGAATAGCTGGAAAAGTTCCGCAATGGTACAATCCTGTTACCGATAAAATTTCGGAATTAACCAATTGGAAAATCGAAAATGGCAGAACAATTGTTTCAATAATTTTAGAGGCTAACGAATCTGGTTTTGTAATTTTTAAAGAAGAAACAAAAGAAGTTTTAGCTCAAACAAAATTTTCTGAATTTGAAAAAGTGCAGACTTTAGATGAAAACTGGAATCTACAATTTGATCCAGCATTTAAAGGGCCAAAAGAAATAATCAAAATCAATAAACTTTTTGATTGGAGCACTTCTGAAAATGATCAGATTAAGTATTATTCAGGAACTGTCAGCTATAAAAAAGATTTTATTTGGAAAGGAAAAACTTCAGATAAAATCTGGTTGGATTTGGGTGAAATTTCTAATATCGCCGAGATTTCAATCAACGGAAAAGATTGTGGAACATTATGGACTTTCCCTTTCAAAACTGATATTTCAAAAGCTTTACAAAAAGGAAAAAATACAATAGAAATTAAAATCACAAATACTTGGGCAAATAGATTAATTGGCGATCAAAAATTGCCAAAAGAAGAGAGATTGACATGGACAACAGCGCCATTTCGTTTAGAAGGAGAACCGTTGCTTAAAGCAGGGTTATTGGGGCCAGTAAGTATTGTCAAAGAAAAATAA